TCCGATGCAGTCTGTTTTTTTGTGCTCTTAAAAGTTGTGTAAAATCATCTGAACAATTTTTGCAAAATAAAATATAAACATCTGAAGATATGGCTGGAAGATCTGAAGAGAGTGATGCCGTATTATATAATGTATATAAAAAATAATGAAATATTTGTACACTTTTTACCTTAAAAACAGAGATAAATTGGTTGAAATGTCGAAAAACCTGTGCTATAATCGAGAACAGACGTCTGAAGACTTTATAAAAAATAAAAGGTGGTTTAAAAGAGACATATGAAGATTATGGAGGTAAACACTTATTATGTCAGGCCCAGATGGGGGTTTGTAGAGGTTATTACAGATGAAGGCATAAGCGGCTGGGGGGAAGGGGTACTGGAAGGCCATGCGGATGCAGTTCTCTCCTGCGTCCGGGAGATGAGGTCCTATTTGATCGGCAGCGATCCGTCCAGAATCGAGGATATCTGGAATGTGCTGTACCGGGCGGGATTCTATCGCGGCGGCGGCGTGCTGATGAGTGCGATATCTGGAATCGACCAGGCTCTGTGGGATATCAAAGGCAAGGTTTTTAATGCCCCGGTCTATGAGCTGATGGGCGGGAAATGCCGTGACCGGATAAAAGTATATTCCTGGGTTGGCGGAGACAGGCCGCATGATGTCGGCGCAGCAGCGAAGGAAAAAATGGACCAGGGATTTACGGCAGTCAAGATGAATGCTACAGAGGAGCTGCAGTTCATCGATACATATGAAAAGCTTGACGAGGTGCTGGAGCGGGTGGCTGCGATCAGGCAGTCCTGCGGTAAATATTTTGGTATTGCGGTGGATTTCCATGGACGGGTACACAAGCCGATGGCGAAGATCCTTGCTAAAAAACTGGAAGA
This portion of the Clostridium sp. AN503 genome encodes:
- the dgoD gene encoding galactonate dehydratase, producing MKIMEVNTYYVRPRWGFVEVITDEGISGWGEGVLEGHADAVLSCVREMRSYLIGSDPSRIEDIWNVLYRAGFYRGGGVLMSAISGIDQALWDIKGKVFNAPVYELMGGKCRDRIKVYSWVGGDRPHDVGAAAKEKMDQGFTAVKMNATEELQFIDTYEKLDEVLERVAAIRQSCGKYFGIAVDFHGRVHKPMAKILAKKLEEFDPMFIEEPVLCENMEEFPEIARACNIPIATGERLFSRYDFKRLLKIGGVDIIQPDLSHAGGITEVKKIASMAEAYDVALAPHCPLGPIALGACLQVDATSYNAVIQEQSMGIHYNVGKTVLDYVTNKDDFAFENGFVKMPCKPGIGVEMNKALVIEENRTPHSWKNPVWRHSDGSVAEW